A part of Thermococcus sp. SY098 genomic DNA contains:
- a CDS encoding helix-turn-helix domain-containing protein produces MVNIEEVLELIKSGYTNPKEIARVMGISVEEVSGIIKILESLGYIEKVEFGSSVCSKCPMKKICSGSCIHFKGQIYQISEKNSSNSSKTP; encoded by the coding sequence GTGGTAAACATTGAAGAAGTCCTTGAGCTTATCAAAAGTGGGTATACAAATCCCAAAGAAATAGCAAGGGTTATGGGTATAAGTGTTGAGGAAGTTAGCGGAATAATAAAAATACTGGAAAGCTTAGGATATATCGAAAAAGTTGAGTTTGGAAGTTCTGTCTGTAGTAAGTGTCCAATGAAGAAGATATGCTCCGGCTCATGCATTCACTTTAAGGGACAGATTTACCAGATATCCGAGAAAAATTCATCCAATTCTTCAAAAACACCTTAG
- a CDS encoding NDP-sugar synthase — protein MKAVILAGGFGTRLRPISSTRPKPMVPVLGKPNLQYLLENLEKIKEIDEIILSVHYMRGEIREFIEEKMSDYPKDIRFVNDPMPLETGGALKNVEEYVSDEFLVIYGDVFTNFNFAELIESHKKNDGLITVALTKVYDPEKYGVVITDEEGKVVEFEEKPKRPKTNLVDAGIYVVDKEILKEIPRRKEVYFEREILPKFVSQGLVYGHKMPKENYWVDLGSPEDLFYAHQIALDEIAREDGYFTIKEDAEVPEDVEIQGPVYIDSGAKVGHGVKIKAYTYIGPNTIIEDKAYLKRSILIGSDIIKEKSEIKDSILGEGVVIGKNVILKEGAVVGDYAKIYDNLVIYGAKILPWKKVEEYEAYIKIKLDPTKVRPELTPDRCPLGLPECIYKKFRAIAGEKPPCDECIENQWLF, from the coding sequence ATGAAAGCTGTTATTCTTGCTGGAGGATTTGGAACAAGACTGAGGCCAATTTCATCAACAAGACCAAAACCAATGGTTCCCGTTCTCGGAAAGCCAAATTTGCAGTATCTCTTGGAAAACTTGGAAAAGATAAAGGAGATTGACGAAATAATCCTGTCGGTTCACTATATGAGGGGAGAGATAAGGGAGTTTATAGAAGAGAAGATGAGCGATTATCCCAAAGACATAAGGTTCGTGAATGATCCGATGCCTCTTGAAACAGGAGGAGCATTAAAGAATGTTGAAGAGTATGTCAGTGATGAGTTCTTAGTAATTTACGGAGATGTCTTCACGAACTTCAACTTTGCAGAACTCATTGAGTCTCATAAGAAAAACGATGGTCTTATAACAGTAGCTTTAACCAAGGTCTATGACCCAGAAAAATACGGTGTCGTAATAACTGATGAGGAAGGAAAAGTTGTAGAATTTGAAGAAAAACCAAAGAGACCAAAAACTAACTTAGTTGATGCTGGAATCTATGTGGTTGATAAGGAAATTTTGAAGGAGATACCACGGAGAAAGGAAGTTTATTTTGAGAGGGAAATCCTTCCAAAGTTTGTCAGCCAAGGCTTAGTTTATGGTCATAAAATGCCGAAGGAAAACTACTGGGTTGACCTCGGATCTCCAGAGGATTTGTTCTATGCCCATCAAATAGCTCTTGACGAAATTGCGAGGGAAGATGGATACTTTACGATAAAAGAGGATGCAGAAGTTCCAGAGGACGTTGAAATTCAAGGCCCTGTATATATTGACAGTGGAGCAAAAGTAGGACATGGGGTAAAGATCAAAGCATACACATACATTGGACCAAACACAATAATTGAGGATAAAGCTTACTTAAAGAGATCAATCCTCATCGGGAGCGACATAATAAAAGAAAAGAGCGAAATTAAGGACTCAATTCTTGGAGAAGGAGTAGTAATAGGGAAGAATGTCATCCTCAAAGAGGGCGCAGTTGTTGGAGATTATGCAAAGATTTACGACAATTTGGTGATTTATGGGGCGAAGATCCTCCCATGGAAGAAAGTTGAAGAGTACGAAGCATACATCAAGATAAAGCTCGATCCAACGAAAGTGAGACCAGAGCTCACCCCAGACAGGTGTCCT